The genomic window TGACTTTGTAAGTAGCGAGTTAACAAAATTTACTTGGAAAGAAACGAATTTATAAATATCTCAGATTAACCGTGAAACAAACTTTTCGGGCAAAAACGTTGGTGGCGTcgtaatgaaaattttaattgtgGATGGAGGTGGACAGAAAACTGCTCCACCAGAGCGGTTAAAAAACCGGGTGGCACTAAGCGGAGAGGCCGACGCGTTCTTCGGAGACTCTGCCTCCCTCTTCCGGATTCCGGTCGCTACGCGATGACCATCAAAATTTACATCGTGTAAGTAGTAGTGTTAAACGGTTCTTCGGATTTGCTATATGGTTGATGCCGCGTTTATCCCGGAAAAGAAGGGGATGAATTTTGCTTAATTCACCTGCTTTTCTCTGTAAGTTGATTGAGATATGCTTCCTCTAGGAGCGGAAGGAGCTTCAGTTTGAGTTCTTCTTTTCAAGATTTGGTTTGCGGGATGGTTTGTTGATTATCTGAATTGTTGTGAATCCTGGAATTTGCTGGAATTCGGTCTGACTCTTTCGAATTCTCCTTTCTGTCCTGTTTTTGATGGAGGAAAACCGACGAGCTCTGATGCTGAATGCACCGGTATAGTGATTTTGAGTGCCATCTTCGTTTTGGGTTGTGAAATTTTCAAGGTCGATCGTTTGTTGATTGAGGAGCTGTTGTAATTTGTTTACAGAAATCCCACTTTTCTGGCactaaagaaaataataagatgGAAAAGGAACAAAACGAAGGAAAGAATCACCAATTCCCGAGTTCCACATCCATCAGAACCGAGTTCCCTTATTCCCGCGTCATTTTACCGTTGCTTTAAAGCATTTTAAAAGCCTGGCGCCTTATGCATTCTAATCATGTGGTTCAATCTAGTTGGACCGTCTGGTTATCTGTTAAATTCCATTGGCAGGGAAGAAATTCATGATACTATTATTGGTCATGGCTCGGGGTACATTCTTCTAATTGGATTTTCAGTTCTTCTCCTCCAGGTACTATTCTATGTATGGGCATGTGGAAAGATTGGCAGAAGAGATAAAAAAGGGAGCCGATTCAGTTTCAGGAGTGGAAGCTTTCTTGTGGCAGGTATAGagcctctaaatcattcaaaatgtttCCTTGATCTTTACTTTCCTACTTTCGTGATTTTTGCCTGTTCTTTCCCCAATTTTATGTTCTGCTTCTGTGCTTTTGTTCAAATGAACCCTAGTCCACCTTAATTTTCAGTTTTACAGGAAATGCATATGAAGATATTCTGTGTTCGTAGTTCCTAAGTGAATTGCCAAAAAATCGTGAACTATTGTTGTCAACTCCGGCATCCTTGATATTCACACACAAGACTGCACAAATGATGTAGGAACAAAAGCACTGTATTTGTCAAGTGCCATGGAAAATTGAATGATGTGGGCATTCAATCTTTGTGCGACCAGTCGAACGATAAGTTGTCTGACTTTTGGATGAATTCAATGTTTACGTCTGAAAACTTTGCCTTAATGTGACACTTGCCTAGTACCTGCATCAGTGAAACACCATGAATCAGGAGTCCTTTTTCCATTCAGTTTCAATCCGGAGCTTGTGCAAAACCTATTGTCTTGAATTCATTCTGTCGCTTATTTTTTCAGGTTCCAGAAACACTTCCCAAGGAAGTGCTTATAAAAATGAATGTTCCTCCGAGATCTGAAGTTCCAACTATTCAACCACGTCAGCTAGTTGAGGCCGATGCACTGATATTTGGATTCCCCACCCGTTATGGAATGATGGCAGCTCAGTTTAAAGCTTTTATGGATGCAACTGGAGGTTTGTGGAAAGAGCAAGCGCTCGCTGGGAAACCAGCAGGATTATTCTATAGCACAGGATCTCAGGGTGGTGGCCAGGAGACTACACCGTAAGATTGCTAACTCCACAAGTAGCTTTCTTTTGTTCTAAGCATAATCATATTCTAGCTTTCTGTAGTTTTGGTCCTTGCAgttattttcagttttgatcATTGCAAATTCAAGCACGTTATTCCACATTTCTAGAGAGAGGTTGTTAACTTATTATGATGCACAGCGAGTAGACTTATAGGTCACACTTTCCAACTCTGGTTGTAACTTCACATCCCTTAAATTTTAATGCTAAAACATGTTTCCCCTTTGAGCTTGTCATGGTTCAGCCGTTCATGTGTTCAAATGAATAATATTTCATTCAACTGGCTATGGTTAATTCTCTAAGGAGTTCATTTCAATTTGACTAGACGAGAAATTTTGCTTGCTCTCATAAGTATCGTGCACAATAACTTTGTACACTGGTCTTTTTAGCTTTTTCAATCAAACATTATTTGTAAACCACATTATAATGGCATAAGGTGTCAGTTTGGACGAGTGAATGCCTAGCATTTTCATGGCTCTAACGAAGCAAGTCAAATTTAGGACTGAATGTAGACAAAATTCTTTATGGCAGTAATGAACTGTCCAAGTCAGACCGGGCCCTTGACAGCCTTCTGCATACCTACTGGCAACCTACAACTGTGCATGCTGTTTGGATAAGGTGGAGCAAGGCAGACTTCCTACCTGTACAAAAGTAAGATTGTACTATGAAACAAACATTTATGAACTACTCAGTTGCCTACTCTGAGGTTGTGTATACTCTTAACAGCACCCAAATCAAGCTATAGAGTGACAATAGGAGTTGCTTACTTTCAAGCTATATAATTACAATGGAAGTTGTTTAGTTtcaagcatagtcacaaaaaacacattattttcgaaaaaccacgaaaaaaatgtgagaaaattaaatgccatttaaaactaaaaaacgcatttttttgaaaaaaaacgttaaaaacaaaaaaaaaacattttaatgcattttttttcacttttttcattttctatgccaaacagttttttttttcattttctattttttatttattgcaaatctacttatcttttgatgtttgtgttattattttctcacttattttattttttcctatttttagtttttgaatatttttaaaaatttatcgtatttttccctttttttcaagctcgtcaTATTAtatccgagaaaaacctcgccgttttaAACTCCAAAACGTTATTCCTGATTATGGACTTTCAAGCTATGTAATTACAGAGGGCATTCAAAGTTTACCTCTAGAATACTTGCTGAACCAGATGAATGGACTATTAAACAAGTGTACCTCTAGAATGGTCTGACAGTTAAACGGAATGTTCAGATGCCTCTTCATCAACTAATTCAGCTATATAGACTTTCATGGACATAAATCTACTGACATTAATGATATTGTATTATGTACGTTGCTATATTTCCATGCATTGTCTGGTGCATGAATTGTGCATTTCCCCAGCAGCAAAACCTACTGTACTGAAATTTAAGTGGAGACTAATATCACACATAATGAAGATATTAAGTTATTTCCATGACCATCATGTAAAAAGAGGGAAGTGGAAATTTGAAGAAACcaccaattttgacaaaaaagatAATAATGTTGTGAAATATAACCCATGTTGGCTTTCTCATGGCATTCAGAGTCTTAGACCCCACGATTAAAGTAAGCTCAATTTCACTGAACAGAGTTTGAGTGGTAGTGCTCAAGCTTGGTTCCTGCTGCAGGAAGCCAAGCTCAGATGAGGAGGGCTTGTGTCTGAGCTGGCCGCTCGAGAATAAAGAGAGGTTAAAGAAAGCTAAAAAGGAAACTGTTTTGCAGGTGTTTTCTGCCTGATGCCAAACGGGCTTTTGTAACTAggttttatttcttatttcttgctGGTGCCACTGTTGGAACTAGAGCAATGTTATTATGATCTGAAAGCATCAACTTCCTATGCAGGTTAACAGCCATTACCCAGTTGGTGCATCATGGACTGGTATATGTTCCCATAGGCTACACATTTGGGGCTGGAATGTTCGAGATGAATGAAGTAAAGGGTGGAGGCCCTTATGGAGCAGGAACATTTGCTGGGGATGGCACTCGCCAGCCATCAGAACTGGAGTTACAACAAGCATTTCATCAGGGGAGGTACACTGCTCTAATAGCCAAGAAAATGAATGGAGCTTCTTAGTCTACTCGAGTGATGGTTCTGGAAATGCCTTGGAAACATTGTATTCTTGGAAAACATGATCCAAGAACATGACGTTCTTGTTTCAGGAATCAGTGTTAATATGTCTAGCATTTGATTGTTGAATTTATGAATAATATTCCCAAtcagattttcttttctgaaacaaGGGCAGGGAGTTTTTGGATGATGTATTCCAAAAACACtgttcttcttatcaaaagGCCTCTTGCTTTTGTCACTCGTCATGCTCAGAGATAATAATGTAAAAAGTTGATTGCTCATGACATTGAATAGGAATAGCTGATGTAATGACAGTCTCCATGTTAGAGAGATGGGATTCAAATCAAGCTCCCCTCGGACTACATAATCTTGCAGAATAAATTCATGCCATTTGTTCAGCCCACAAAGTTTGTGAACACTAATAAAAACATAAGTTGTAGATAAAAAGTGAAAACTCAATTTTATCCTTGAAttatagatttaaaaaaaaaatcgttcttGCCTTATTGTGCTTGACAAATCCTTTCGTGACGTGTGGTTAGCAAGATGATTAAAGAATATCtctatgaattttttgttgctcACTCATTTCTTTTCTGTAGTTAACTACTAATGTAGTTTTACTAtaagaaaaccaatttttgcTTGACAACTTCAACATCAAATTTCGAAAACTAGTTAGGAGTGCTTAAGGAGAAAGTgaataaatttgtttttggGCTGAAAATTTCAACTGgcttgtttgtgttattataATCCGTTTTGTTCGAGTGCTTAATAAATCGAGTGCTTAATAAATATAGAAAGCCTTAAGATAATTACGGAAGCTGGGGGTAAAGAAGAAGCTATCGGCTCGCAAAGTCAATTAACTCGCCATAAGTCCGCCGCATTCCGGCCCACGAAGCACTCGACCACCAATTTAGTGCGTTCTACTTTATCTCCAGACAGAGATCCTGTCATTATTGTTGAGCACAGTGTATGAAGCCACGCGGCATTTTGTGGTCAGCCGACCATCGGGCAACCCGATCTCGGACTCATAGGCAAAAGCTTGCCAGTCCCGCGCTTCCGCTCTCTCCGACGTTTTCGGTCGATCGATCGAGACAGAGCCGATGGCGTCGTCCCAGACGGGCAGGCGGAAATCCACTAGAAAAGTCATTGTGCTTCTGTTTTTTGTCGCCTCCATCGGACTTTTTTTCCCGGCTTTCTCTCCCCTTCCTGCCGTCTCCTCCTCCAGACCTCATCGTCACAGCAttaaggttctctctctctctctctctctctctctctctattttttccTAGATTTTTCTCTAGGAATAATCTTTAAAGTTTATGGGTCGCGTTTTTTTGGTCGGAGAAGCTGGATAATGCAATTTCAGAAATAGCTAAAAAACTGACGGGAAAGAAGCGTGAATTACTCCTTTAGGGCTACTGATGTTAGTAGTCCTTGAACGTAAttatcttttattattattattattatttttaaatgattgGAAAGACAAGCAGAGGTCATCGGCGGTCAGCAGGCAAAGTAATCAAGCGGAAAGTCGATGGAGGTTATATGTCGTTTGCAATCCTTATTTCGTTGCCTAATTTTGATAACCTATTCGTTTTACAAATCACATCGTCTGATTTAATGAGCTGGCTTGTAGAGACCAGGTTCATACGCGCAGAtagtttgctttttgtttttcctcgTTCTTCGAAAGTTTTTGTGGATGATTCGTTTTGTGCTGAAATAAAGTTTGTCTTAGTTGACCATGATTGTGAGACACTTTGTTTTTTAAGCCTAGAAATTGACTTTTTTCCCGCTTGTATGTCAGTCATAAATGCTGTTAGCTTTTCAGTACCTTGAGATACTCccactttcttttttatgtagCTGACTATTGCTTataatatgtttcttttaaCAGATATTGGCATTCTTCGTAAGATTAGAGACAGAATCCAACATTACCCAACTAGAAAGAATTATGGATATTGAGTGAACCTAATGCTAGATCCTGGATAGAATTGCATTTAGTAAATATCAACATAAAGGATTTGATCGTAGTTGAAATACTTCTGTACCATCAGAAGGGAAGTATTCCTTAGCACTAAACACTAAACCGTGAAGTTTTAAGGTCAAAAGGTTCCAAAAGTAGTTGcaatcttttctttgtttcttcaaaagaaaaGCGCATGAATATTTCGTCTTCTCTGTTAGAAAATTAGACTTGTTTCCTTCAAAATGGAAATCCTAACTCATCTTTACAAGCAATCTTGCATtcccaaaaaaattgttgtatttgaagtttttttcttttaatttttacgAATTAAAAAGTTAGGGCGATTGGCATAGGTAAGAAGGGCTTGCACAAGAGCGAAAACATGACAATGCATGTAGTCCCATATCCTAAGGTTATATCCATGAAATGTTGGGGCCGAGACACTTTGTATAAGACCAGTTCTTTACTTCCATTGGATATGTTTCTGCGCTCAACCAAACAGAAGGCAGAGGTTGTGCAAAATGACATTAGACATCTCCATTCTAGTTGCTGTACGGGAGTTCCTTCAATCTGTATTGGTGTGGACTTATGTTTGCAAGTAAACAATATCTTGTGCTTGGTGGATAATGAAATCCATGATTATTAGGCTAAGAAAGATATGGTTCCATGTATTGCTCAACTATTGCCCCGTCGCAAGACTTAAATCGGATATCTCCATTTACTAGTGCATCACAATTGGAGTATATCTTGCCCATTGCATGGCTCTTGATAATCGTCATCTGGAGCCATCTGTTGGTGCAAAAGCTGAAATATATTCTTCTAGATTTGCAGCGAGACTGTTTGTGATTGTCCTTACTCCTTAGCAATGAATGAGaagtgtttatttttttgaattctcttttgacatttGATTATGTTAAGAGTTCTGCGTGAGAATAACAGTATGCACATCTGTAGATATCTAACTAGCTTCCGTATAAACCATACCATGCTACTATTTgcttgaatcatgtttttttgttgagaATAATGTTTGGATACCATGCCAGAGTCCtgctgaaaagaaaaacttgcaGGATGAGGCTCCACGATTTGAGATTTTGCATGACAAGTTCTGGAAGGATAATGAACCATTCCAGATTATTGGTGGTGATGTCCACTATTTCCGTATTCCTCCAGAGGTAAGTTATTGGTTATTTGGTTATCCTGAAAACAATTGCACAAATTTTTGCCATTCCATTTCCAATTATCACACTTTCTTCATATAAATAATCTTGGATGCTATGTACGCCTGCTTTTATTGTCATGTTAGTAACTAGTGCAGTGATGAAGAATTGAAAGACTTCGTTGTAAAAGTTTCATGATGTCCAGAGAAAACTTGGACTTTTGCTTTGTGCTGGCACTTGGCAATGTCAAAATATTCAAGACTTTTAAGTAAAATAATTgcatccttttttcttcttttgcatttttgtcatatcaTGCCCTGCACATGTATGATATATCGCCATCTGaatgttgtttttcattttattcctTAACGTAAGGTGCATCTAGGATTTGTTATTCATTTATTAATCCTTGCTTGCTCTCCTCACTTCCTCATGAATTTATGTGCAAATTCTGCTCTTGTAGCCAAAAAGTCACGCACTTTGCTTACTTTGTATGTCACACTTTCAGCTTCCCAAATCCTTTTGTAGCACAAAATGATCAGCTTTCCACATTCTGTTTCCTATGCTGTTTCTTCCTACATCTTCATGATGTGTATAGTGCAACTATGCAGAGTTATTATTCAAGAATATTTTATCAGGTTATAATATGTTATCAGGTTATACCATCTTAAGACATTACTGGTAGATGTTTGATGTTGCTTTATTCATGGAAATGTCGTTTCAtcttgttagaatatgttgttatgggaaccgggtccatatctggacctggttctatggggcgcgggtaccgaggcgggctcggtaccctaggcggcttctcctctctccctctttatattgtcacttgtgtttagtgttgaattaagtgaaatatatttttctctctcctagggttgcggtgagcccctaggtcagagcctccccgtggtttttcacctctctctgaggttttccacgtagattgtgtgtttgttctccactctctctctctgtggttcgtgtttctacatggtatcagagccagcggagttggagaagcgtttttttCCGAGGATCGTCAAGTTCTTTCGttgcccgacgccgttgaagttccggcgccgctgctgcccgtctgacgtcgccctgctctgccgccgctgtcctttgttccgccgccgccgtcctctgttccggcgccgctgctgcacttgtgacgtcgccctgctctgccgccgccgtcctttTGTTCCGCCGctgccgtcctctgttccgccgtcctctgttgcgcctccgcggtcctccgtttggcccgttctttgtttctgccaccgtgggtggcctctgtgctgcgccgtcgcctgctttccgttgccgctgcctcattcccgccgccgtcgccgctgcctccttcccgtcgccgttgcctcttgttgctgtgtgcttgtttgtgatggcagaagcgatggggactcaaaaagatgccgttcttgacacgggcaacgcctccaagactgagaacgtgccgctccaggtcacctccatccgtctgaccaaggacaattacctatcttggtctgccgctctcgagattgggattactagccgtgggcgtctctcttacatcactggcgacaaacctgcgcccatcaaatctgatcctcaatgggcaacgtgggcgttggaggacagccaagtgaaggtgtggattatcagctccgtgtcatccgatatccagcccctcattctgcggaagccgacctcttttgatatgtggactgtgcttgccaagatgtatggtcgcaagaagagacatctgcgtacctatcagattaaacgcagtatttactctctgacacagggtgatttgtctgttgctgccttctatgctgccctgaagaccaaatgggaggagctagattatcatgtgactgatgagtggacgtgcggttcagatcattccctctactgggaaaaggaatggatggaccgtacgtttctgtttttgagaggcctgcgggatgaatttgagtctattcgtagccagattcttaatggtgatgagattccggggatagaggaagtatatgctcgtgttgagtctgaagaacaacgtcgccaggtgatgcatcttgacaccggtcatggcccttctgcctttgtcagccgtgcctcagggactgggcagcgtcctgcccgacattgcactcattgccacaagttggggcattcggtggatttctgttgggatcttcaccccgagaagagactggtcagaggtcgtcctccctctggcaagcgtagccctactgtgtctgattccagtcagagcaattcttctagtggtgcaaagtccaagttgtctcctgctcaactcaaggagctacaggcgtacatcagccgtctatctactacccctgaggagtcctccacgtctgaaggggctcagctagcccaagccctcgttgcctcgactgatcaaggtaacccttctcttggtgattggattgttgatagtggagccactcaccacatgacaggggactctaaactctttcaagaatatcaactttcctctggcaagcaacgcgtgtctatggcagatgggtcttctatctctgtggctgggaaagggagcttgtccctgctGAACAAATACCATCtccataatgccctgcatgttccaaatattcctgtgaacttactctctgtcagcagtattactaaagaattaaactgtaatctaattttctctgctgatcattgttccctgcaggacttggtgacggggaagaagattgggattggttcggttactgatgggctctacaggctgccggtacaagttgcttcagcgttgatttctgccacgagtggtcacttgtctggtgtgaatgatagatctactgttctgcgatggcacgagcgtcttggacatctccccttccagttaataaagaagttgtttcctcatttgtttgcttctgtctccattgactcattcgcttgtgaagtgtgtcaattggctaaacatgtcagggcttcataccctatttctttgaataaatccactcatccgtttgccttagttcattccgatgtttggggtccttctggagtacccacgtgtggtggttgtcactattttttgacgcttattgatgattactctagatgtacgttcgtgtacttgttgcgagaacgtagtgaggttccagcagttgtgaaaaactttgttgcctttgttgagactcaattccatactactgttcaagctttccgtacggataatgcacgagaatatgtctcccaatcccttgatgaattcttgaaaggaaagggtattgttcatgaaacctcttgtagttatacccctcctcagaatggtatagctgaacgtaaaaatcgtcatctattgaatgttacccgggccattatgttccaacgtcatgtcccgaagcggtattggggtgatgcacttctcactagtgcacatctcattaaccgtatgcctactagagtgctggatggtcagtctccttattcta from Nymphaea colorata isolate Beijing-Zhang1983 chromosome 6, ASM883128v2, whole genome shotgun sequence includes these protein-coding regions:
- the LOC116256930 gene encoding NAD(P)H dehydrogenase (quinone) FQR1-like isoform X2, producing the protein MTIKIYIVYYSMYGHVERLAEEIKKGADSVSGVEAFLWQVPETLPKEVLIKMNVPPRSEVPTIQPRQLVEADALIFGFPTRYGMMAAQFKAFMDATGGLWKEQALAGKPAGLFYSTGSQGGGQETTPLTAITQLVHHGLVYVPIGYTFGAGMFEMNEVKGGGPYGAGTFAGDGTRQPSELELQQAFHQGRYTALIAKKMNGAS
- the LOC116256930 gene encoding NAD(P)H dehydrogenase (quinone) FQR1-like isoform X1; amino-acid sequence: MEENRRALMLNAPFFSSRYYSMYGHVERLAEEIKKGADSVSGVEAFLWQVPETLPKEVLIKMNVPPRSEVPTIQPRQLVEADALIFGFPTRYGMMAAQFKAFMDATGGLWKEQALAGKPAGLFYSTGSQGGGQETTPLTAITQLVHHGLVYVPIGYTFGAGMFEMNEVKGGGPYGAGTFAGDGTRQPSELELQQAFHQGRYTALIAKKMNGAS
- the LOC116256930 gene encoding NAD(P)H dehydrogenase (quinone) FQR1-like isoform X4 — its product is MEENRRALMLNAPFFSSRYYSMYGHVERLAEEIKKGADSVSGVEAFLWQVPETLPKEVLIKMNVPPRSEVPTIQPRQLVEADALIFGFPTRYGMMAAQFKAFMDATGGLWKEQALAGKPAGLFYSTGSQGGGQETTPNELSKSDRALDSLLHTYWQPTTVHAVWIRWSKADFLPVQK
- the LOC116256930 gene encoding NAD(P)H dehydrogenase (quinone) FQR1-like isoform X3, which translates into the protein MHRYYSMYGHVERLAEEIKKGADSVSGVEAFLWQVPETLPKEVLIKMNVPPRSEVPTIQPRQLVEADALIFGFPTRYGMMAAQFKAFMDATGGLWKEQALAGKPAGLFYSTGSQGGGQETTPLTAITQLVHHGLVYVPIGYTFGAGMFEMNEVKGGGPYGAGTFAGDGTRQPSELELQQAFHQGRYTALIAKKMNGAS